One stretch of Pedobacter riviphilus DNA includes these proteins:
- the recG gene encoding ATP-dependent DNA helicase RecG, which produces MFNSVLDTPVEFLKGVGPSRADVLKKDLGLFTYQDMLAHYPFRYIDRTKYFKINQINPDTQYIQIIGRVISKKVIGDKRAKRIIAVFKDETGIMELVWFQSLKWVDDNITVGTAYVAFGKPSIFNGTFSISHPEMELYQRKQVGRGNLTLQPVYNSTEKLKKFNLDSKGLQRLIAGLLDQIIPQVPENLPQYIIDKYQLPDKRLALLNIHFPKNQKDLSAAERRLKFEELFFIQLQLLHNKHLRQLKFKGVTFEKVGEKVNRFYNEFLPFELTNAQKRVVKEIRIDTQRGVQMNRLVQGDVGSGKTAVALMSMLLANDNGYQACMMAPTEILARQHYASITALVTDDLVRVAILTGNTKKKERNILHEQLENGEIDILIGTHALIEDKVRFKNLGLVVIDEQHRFGVEQRAKLWRKNIIPPHILVMTATPIPRTLAMTLYGDLDVSIIDELPAGRKPIETKHLFEGQRLRMFGFMKQEIAKGRQVYIVYPLIKESEKLDLLHLEAGIEQLSYQFPRPEYQMSIVHGKMPNADKQFEMQQFIDGKSQIMVATTVIEVGVNVPNASVMVIENAERFGLSQLHQLRGRVGRGAEQSFCILMSGNKLSREGKIRLETMVRTNNGFEISEIDLQLRGPGDITGTQQSGVLDLKLADLAKDQVILSEARNTVIELFENDPQLLKPENATLKAYLQKLERGISFDKIS; this is translated from the coding sequence TTGTTTAATTCGGTATTAGATACACCTGTTGAATTTTTGAAAGGCGTTGGGCCTAGCCGTGCCGATGTTTTGAAAAAGGATCTCGGCCTGTTCACTTATCAGGATATGCTTGCCCACTATCCTTTCAGGTATATCGACCGTACGAAATATTTCAAGATTAACCAGATCAATCCCGATACGCAGTATATCCAGATTATCGGGCGTGTAATCAGCAAAAAAGTAATAGGCGATAAAAGAGCGAAACGTATTATCGCTGTTTTTAAAGATGAAACCGGAATCATGGAATTGGTCTGGTTCCAGAGCCTAAAATGGGTTGACGATAATATTACTGTCGGTACCGCTTATGTGGCCTTTGGGAAACCAAGCATCTTTAACGGAACATTCAGTATTTCACATCCAGAAATGGAACTTTATCAGCGTAAACAGGTTGGACGAGGGAATTTAACCTTGCAGCCGGTATATAACTCCACTGAAAAGCTTAAAAAATTTAATCTCGATTCAAAGGGTTTACAGCGTTTAATCGCAGGTTTGTTAGATCAGATTATTCCTCAGGTTCCGGAAAATTTACCACAATACATCATTGATAAGTATCAGCTGCCAGATAAAAGATTGGCCTTGCTGAATATTCACTTTCCTAAAAATCAGAAAGATTTAAGTGCCGCTGAAAGACGCCTTAAATTTGAAGAACTATTCTTCATCCAGTTACAGCTTCTACATAATAAACATTTACGCCAGTTAAAATTTAAAGGGGTAACTTTTGAAAAGGTTGGCGAAAAAGTGAACCGATTTTATAACGAATTTTTGCCCTTTGAATTAACCAATGCCCAAAAAAGGGTAGTTAAGGAAATCAGAATCGATACACAACGTGGCGTGCAAATGAACCGGCTTGTTCAAGGCGACGTAGGGAGCGGTAAAACTGCGGTAGCGTTGATGAGTATGCTTTTGGCAAATGATAACGGCTATCAAGCTTGTATGATGGCTCCAACGGAAATTTTGGCCCGTCAGCACTATGCATCTATTACGGCGCTTGTAACCGACGATTTGGTGCGCGTTGCCATTCTTACTGGAAATACCAAAAAGAAGGAGCGTAACATTTTGCATGAGCAATTGGAGAACGGAGAAATCGACATTCTGATTGGAACGCATGCCTTGATTGAAGATAAGGTTCGGTTTAAGAACTTAGGATTGGTTGTGATTGATGAACAACACCGTTTTGGCGTAGAGCAGCGTGCTAAGCTTTGGCGGAAAAATATTATTCCACCACATATCCTTGTGATGACCGCTACGCCAATTCCGCGTACTTTGGCCATGACCTTATATGGCGATCTTGATGTTTCGATTATTGATGAACTACCTGCGGGCAGAAAACCTATAGAAACCAAACACCTTTTTGAAGGCCAACGCCTCAGGATGTTCGGTTTTATGAAGCAGGAAATCGCCAAAGGTAGGCAGGTTTATATTGTTTATCCTTTAATTAAAGAAAGCGAAAAATTAGATCTTTTGCACCTCGAAGCTGGAATTGAGCAGCTGAGCTATCAGTTTCCTAGGCCCGAGTATCAAATGAGTATTGTACATGGAAAAATGCCAAATGCTGATAAACAGTTCGAAATGCAACAGTTTATTGATGGCAAAAGCCAAATTATGGTAGCTACTACTGTAATAGAGGTGGGCGTAAACGTACCTAACGCTTCGGTAATGGTAATTGAAAATGCCGAACGTTTTGGACTTTCGCAACTACACCAGTTGCGTGGCAGGGTAGGCCGTGGCGCAGAGCAGTCTTTCTGCATATTAATGAGTGGGAATAAATTGAGTAGGGAAGGCAAAATTCGTTTAGAAACAATGGTAAGGACAAACAACGGCTTCGAAATCTCTGAGATCGATCTACAGCTTCGCGGTCCTGGCGATATTACCGGAACACAGCAAAGTGGTGTATTGGATTTGAAACTGGCCGACCTGGCCAAAGATCAGGTTATTTTGTCTGAAGCACGTAATACCGTAATTGAACTTTTTGAGAACGATCCACAATTGTTAAAACCCGAAAACGCAACCTTAAAAGCTTATCTGCAAAAATTAGAGAGAGGCATTTCTTTCGATAAGATAAGTTAG
- a CDS encoding SusC/RagA family TonB-linked outer membrane protein, with the protein MKKNLLRTFARSSMFLVCGGCLVFSPLAGMSAKASLHEKEPFDFYKLPLQDIIVKGKVTDAKGPIPGVSVKLKGGTATTVTDGSGNFSIKVPEDATLVFTYVGYVDQEVQVKNQTNINVQLVENNQNLSEVVVVGYGTQKKAVVSGAVASVKGTELAKSSSVNLTNSLAGRLPGVTALQSSGEPGYDGSTIRIRGTNSLGNNNALIVIDGIPNRAGGIERLNPNDIESVSVLKDASAAIYGSQAANGVILITTKLGKSGKPQFSYDFSYGLQQPTRIPKMANSVQYAEILNELNIFGSDINPNEWSAAWNSFKTTGSYLSTGGKTINAAYKPDEMRKLGDGSDPLRYPNTDWFKTTFQNWSPQQRHNVQINGGSENVKYLVSLGYLDQDGYYKNSATGYKQYDMRFNLEAKLSKYITTTLGVSAREEDRNFPTVGAGDIFRFLMRGRPTEIAIWPNGQPGRDIEYGYNPVVSTTDLTGYNKDVRDYFQTTGKVEIKIPGVEGLKVTGTAAIDKYSGRQKNWQLPWTLYDWDKKTFQADGVTPVLTGTIRSQYTDPRLRETAGGQLAINLTGMINYDKKINDHTIGLMAGVTREKVTNDGFTAFRRYFLSSAIEQLLAGDEKEQSLGNNPGDPNNLFNRARLSYFGRAGYNYKEKYLAEFLWRVDGSYIFPTARRFGFFPGVSVGWRLSEEQFFKENVKFVDNLKLRASYGQMGAEAYFGDALQEYQYLSLMNFGTYTFNDLVTKTLTEGKVPNLDFGWEVANNMNIGLDASFLKSRLSLELDYFYNKRTNILISRGSSVPESSGIVDRLPPVNLGKVNNKGFEFKLSYNDRVGDLNFGVSVNGGYAKNKIVFWDETPGAPEWQRSTGRITNSWLVYDYDGVFKDQAEISANTLNYSALTSTLRPGDMKFKDINGDGKINADDKIRLDKNGTPTFTGGFNLNLQYKGFDLSVLVQGATGGMQIVGITESGDIGNFLEWSYLNRWSIDNPSSVNPRLSNRGATYYTDSNNALNNTYWLRSNNYIRLKNVELGYTLPNTLVEKVGLNSVRVYTNGLNLATLDKIKIWDPESTNSSGQYYPQARVINFGIKAAF; encoded by the coding sequence ATGAAAAAAAATCTATTGAGGACTTTTGCCAGAAGTAGCATGTTTCTTGTTTGCGGTGGTTGTCTCGTTTTTTCTCCACTTGCCGGCATGTCTGCCAAAGCATCATTACATGAAAAGGAACCTTTTGATTTTTACAAACTACCCCTCCAGGATATTATTGTGAAGGGGAAAGTTACAGATGCCAAAGGCCCAATTCCAGGTGTAAGTGTGAAGTTGAAAGGGGGCACAGCAACTACGGTTACCGATGGTTCCGGAAATTTTAGTATCAAGGTGCCTGAAGATGCAACGCTGGTGTTTACCTATGTGGGCTACGTAGATCAGGAAGTTCAGGTAAAGAACCAAACCAACATTAATGTCCAGTTAGTAGAGAATAACCAAAATCTTTCGGAAGTAGTTGTAGTAGGTTATGGAACACAAAAGAAAGCGGTTGTATCTGGTGCTGTTGCTTCGGTTAAAGGTACCGAACTGGCTAAATCTTCATCTGTAAACTTAACCAACTCTTTAGCGGGGCGTTTACCGGGTGTAACGGCATTACAGAGCAGTGGAGAACCGGGTTACGATGGCTCTACTATCAGAATCCGTGGTACAAACTCGCTTGGAAACAATAATGCACTGATAGTAATTGATGGTATTCCTAATCGTGCAGGTGGTATCGAAAGGTTAAATCCAAACGATATCGAAAGTGTATCGGTTTTAAAGGATGCTTCTGCTGCCATTTATGGTTCGCAGGCTGCCAACGGGGTAATTTTAATTACTACCAAATTAGGTAAATCAGGCAAGCCTCAGTTTTCTTACGATTTTAGTTATGGTTTACAACAGCCTACGCGGATACCTAAAATGGCCAATTCGGTGCAGTACGCTGAAATTTTGAATGAGCTGAATATCTTTGGTTCCGATATTAATCCAAATGAATGGTCGGCGGCATGGAATAGCTTTAAAACAACTGGTTCTTATCTTTCAACAGGTGGAAAAACGATTAATGCGGCCTATAAACCAGATGAAATGAGAAAATTAGGTGATGGATCAGATCCATTGCGATATCCTAATACAGACTGGTTTAAAACCACTTTTCAAAATTGGTCGCCTCAGCAAAGGCATAATGTTCAGATTAACGGGGGTAGTGAAAACGTAAAATACTTGGTTTCTTTGGGCTATCTGGATCAAGACGGATACTATAAAAATTCTGCTACGGGATATAAGCAATATGATATGCGTTTTAACCTGGAAGCAAAATTGAGCAAATATATTACCACAACTTTAGGGGTATCAGCCAGAGAAGAAGACCGTAATTTTCCAACAGTTGGAGCCGGTGATATCTTCAGGTTTTTAATGAGGGGAAGACCGACTGAAATCGCAATATGGCCAAATGGTCAGCCGGGAAGGGATATTGAATATGGTTATAACCCGGTAGTATCTACTACAGATTTAACCGGTTACAATAAAGATGTCAGAGATTATTTCCAAACTACAGGTAAGGTTGAAATTAAAATTCCTGGTGTTGAAGGATTAAAAGTAACGGGAACTGCTGCGATAGATAAATATTCTGGCAGACAGAAAAACTGGCAATTACCCTGGACACTTTACGATTGGGATAAAAAAACCTTTCAGGCCGATGGTGTAACGCCAGTATTAACGGGTACGATAAGGTCGCAATATACCGATCCAAGGCTTAGGGAAACTGCTGGTGGGCAATTGGCTATCAACCTGACTGGAATGATCAATTACGATAAAAAAATTAACGATCATACCATTGGTTTAATGGCTGGGGTAACCCGAGAAAAAGTAACCAACGACGGTTTTACTGCTTTTAGGAGATATTTTCTTTCATCAGCGATCGAGCAATTATTGGCAGGCGATGAAAAAGAACAATCTTTAGGAAATAACCCCGGTGATCCTAACAATTTATTTAATAGAGCCCGCTTAAGCTATTTTGGAAGGGCTGGTTACAACTATAAAGAAAAATACCTCGCCGAATTTTTATGGCGGGTAGATGGTTCATACATTTTCCCAACAGCCAGACGTTTTGGTTTCTTTCCAGGTGTGTCTGTGGGTTGGCGCTTATCAGAGGAACAGTTTTTTAAAGAAAATGTTAAGTTCGTAGATAATTTAAAATTAAGGGCCTCGTATGGCCAGATGGGTGCTGAAGCATACTTTGGAGATGCACTGCAAGAATACCAATACCTCAGCTTAATGAATTTTGGAACATATACGTTTAATGATCTTGTTACTAAAACGCTAACAGAAGGCAAAGTACCTAATTTAGATTTTGGATGGGAAGTAGCCAATAATATGAACATAGGTTTAGATGCATCCTTTCTAAAAAGCAGACTATCACTTGAGTTAGATTATTTTTATAACAAGAGAACAAACATCCTGATCAGTAGAGGAAGTTCCGTACCTGAAAGTTCGGGTATTGTAGACCGCTTACCGCCTGTTAACTTAGGAAAAGTAAACAATAAAGGATTCGAGTTTAAATTAAGTTATAACGATAGGGTTGGCGATTTAAATTTTGGTGTGAGTGTAAACGGTGGGTATGCAAAAAACAAAATTGTTTTTTGGGATGAAACCCCTGGAGCTCCAGAGTGGCAACGCTCAACAGGCCGGATAACCAATTCCTGGTTGGTATACGACTATGATGGTGTTTTTAAAGACCAAGCAGAAATTAGTGCCAATACATTAAATTATAGTGCGCTAACCAGCACCTTACGCCCTGGTGATATGAAGTTTAAGGATATTAATGGTGATGGCAAAATCAATGCCGATGATAAAATTCGCCTGGATAAAAACGGTACACCAACCTTTACCGGAGGTTTCAATTTAAACTTGCAATATAAAGGGTTCGATTTGTCGGTACTCGTTCAGGGGGCAACCGGCGGGATGCAGATTGTAGGTATAACCGAATCTGGCGATATTGGCAATTTCCTGGAGTGGTCATACTTAAACCGTTGGAGTATTGATAATCCAAGTTCGGTAAATCCGCGTTTATCTAACCGTGGAGCTACTTATTATACCGATAGCAACAATGCGCTAAATAATACCTATTGGTTGCGGAGCAATAATTACATCAGACTTAAAAACGTAGAGTTGGGCTATACATTACCAAATACCCTGGTAGAAAAAGTGGGACTGAACAGTGTAAGGGTATATACAAATGGATTGAACCTGGCTACCCTAGATAAAATTAAAATTTGGGATCCAGAATCAACCAATTCAAGTGGTCAGTACTACCCGCAGGCCAGGGTAATCAATTTTGGCATTAAAGCCGCGTTTTAA
- a CDS encoding RagB/SusD family nutrient uptake outer membrane protein translates to MKAINKNIKLYILVSITFLTVSCKKDFMDVNPPDKISSELVWKDPALAQAFVNDIYNGLGNGGFSEQMLASVSDEALFTHPTRGIDLINNGTINPSTLGWIDDTWAYKQMYNRIRACNTTVERIVGGDNGLSSQSLKDQLLGEAYFLRAYFYQQLLRYYGAVPIITKTYALTDDFKIKRNTYEECVNFIIKDCDEANRLLTGKTLDKGRTTALAALALKSRVLIYAASDLHDRAKLTSKITGIAAQKLDFLSYASGSQPDRYRLAQTAAKAVMDLGTGYKLNLSAPTTVTDGQLNYKSIAMGGASKAPGIDATAASELIFARYFIIQNNIKHAQQNGPNGYHNWAGNTPIGLLVDDYEMKDGSKFSWANATQKANPYQDRDPRFYATILYDGAGWKPRDKASGNVDPASQIQTGIYDLMDNSGRIDFKGLDTRGSSIENWNGSWTGYYYHKFIDPDPTIVDASMSQNVPWPFFRYTEAVFNFIEASIELGELNKATEWLNKIRFRAGMPAVTATDQDGLREVYRHERRIEMAYEEQRYHDTRRWLIAGETLGRKTTYIKVTGKFKPGKTMSAPYHYDNTIYDYTYTPVVENAQENRSWNDKLYFRPFSRDEVNKNNLLEQNPGY, encoded by the coding sequence ATGAAAGCAATAAATAAAAATATAAAGCTCTATATATTAGTTTCGATTACTTTTCTTACAGTTTCTTGTAAGAAAGATTTCATGGATGTAAATCCGCCCGATAAAATATCTTCGGAATTGGTATGGAAAGATCCTGCACTTGCACAGGCCTTTGTAAACGATATTTACAATGGGTTGGGAAATGGGGGATTTTCAGAACAGATGCTGGCTTCAGTTTCTGACGAAGCCCTATTTACACATCCAACACGCGGTATCGATCTGATCAATAATGGAACCATTAACCCTTCTACCTTGGGGTGGATAGATGATACCTGGGCTTACAAACAAATGTATAACCGTATCAGGGCCTGCAACACTACTGTTGAAAGAATTGTAGGTGGCGATAATGGCCTGAGCAGCCAATCGTTAAAAGATCAGTTGTTAGGTGAGGCTTATTTCTTACGTGCTTATTTCTATCAGCAATTATTGCGTTATTATGGTGCTGTACCTATTATTACCAAAACCTATGCACTAACTGATGATTTTAAAATCAAACGTAATACTTATGAGGAATGCGTAAACTTCATCATTAAAGATTGCGATGAGGCCAATAGGTTGTTAACCGGCAAAACGCTAGATAAAGGACGTACCACAGCGCTTGCTGCTTTGGCCTTAAAATCAAGGGTATTAATTTATGCCGCAAGCGACCTGCATGACAGAGCAAAACTTACTTCTAAAATTACGGGTATTGCTGCCCAAAAACTAGATTTTTTAAGTTATGCGAGTGGCAGCCAGCCAGACCGTTACCGATTGGCACAAACAGCTGCTAAAGCCGTCATGGATTTGGGTACAGGTTATAAATTAAATCTTTCTGCTCCCACTACGGTAACAGATGGGCAATTAAATTATAAAAGCATTGCCATGGGCGGAGCAAGTAAGGCACCGGGTATAGATGCTACTGCAGCGTCAGAACTCATTTTTGCCCGTTATTTTATCATCCAGAACAATATTAAACATGCGCAGCAGAATGGTCCGAATGGTTACCATAATTGGGCCGGAAATACACCTATTGGCTTATTGGTTGATGATTATGAGATGAAAGATGGCAGTAAATTTAGCTGGGCAAATGCCACACAAAAAGCTAATCCTTATCAGGACAGAGACCCTCGTTTTTATGCAACCATTTTATATGATGGTGCAGGATGGAAACCACGCGATAAAGCTTCGGGTAATGTTGATCCGGCTAGCCAGATTCAGACCGGTATTTATGATTTAATGGACAACTCTGGTAGAATTGATTTTAAAGGTTTAGATACCCGTGGAAGTTCAATTGAAAATTGGAATGGCAGCTGGACAGGTTACTATTATCATAAATTTATCGATCCGGATCCAACTATTGTTGATGCTTCTATGTCGCAGAATGTACCGTGGCCATTCTTCAGGTATACCGAAGCCGTGTTTAATTTCATTGAGGCCAGTATTGAGCTTGGTGAATTAAATAAAGCGACAGAGTGGCTAAATAAAATCCGTTTCAGAGCAGGTATGCCAGCTGTAACCGCTACAGATCAGGATGGACTTAGAGAGGTTTACCGTCACGAACGCCGTATCGAAATGGCTTACGAAGAACAACGTTATCATGATACCCGCAGGTGGTTAATCGCTGGTGAAACATTGGGCAGAAAAACCACTTATATTAAGGTTACCGGTAAGTTTAAACCTGGCAAAACGATGTCTGCCCCTTATCATTACGACAATACCATTTATGATTATACCTATACCCCAGTTGTAGAAAATGCACAGGAAAATAGGAGTTGGAACGATAAACTTTATTTTAGGCCGTTTAGCCGCGATGAAGTAAATAAGAATAATTTGCTCGAGCAAAACCCTGGCTACTAA
- a CDS encoding MFS transporter, whose protein sequence is MADSDPNTIIAKPDPFAALRYKEFRSFLGMRFFFTLAYQMQAVVIGYHIYDLTHDPLKLGLVGLCEAIPAIGIALYGGYIADKSEKRGLLIKIFSGVWLASVLMLIITSKYLHLQEDLIVLIMYGLVFCIGLARGFFGPATFSLMAKIVPKELYPNSSTWNSSSWQLATIIGPLVGGLVNWLWGITAAYSVIVGLVTISLICIFTFKKHPATYVPTQNIFHSLKEGIQFVFKTKMMVWAMSLDLFSVFFGGAVALLPMFAKDVFHLGSFGLGMMRGAASSGAVITMLAMTRFSPMGKPWRNLLIAVTGFGLSIICYGLSKNFYLTLFFLFLEGSFDSVSVIIRQTIMQLLTPDEMRGRVSAVNSMFIGSSNEIGEFESGLTAKLMKLVPAVVFGGSMTIAIAGITWFKTRSLTKLSLQDINEQTTKVA, encoded by the coding sequence GTGGCAGATTCAGACCCCAACACCATTATTGCAAAACCAGATCCATTCGCAGCCTTGCGATATAAAGAATTTAGATCATTCCTGGGTATGCGGTTCTTTTTTACGCTCGCTTATCAAATGCAGGCTGTTGTTATCGGTTATCATATTTACGATTTAACACACGATCCATTAAAACTCGGTTTAGTTGGATTATGCGAAGCCATTCCGGCTATTGGGATTGCACTGTATGGCGGCTACATTGCCGATAAAAGTGAAAAACGTGGGTTGTTAATCAAGATATTTTCAGGTGTTTGGCTGGCTTCGGTTTTAATGCTGATCATTACCAGTAAATATCTTCACCTCCAGGAAGACCTCATTGTACTCATCATGTACGGATTGGTTTTCTGCATCGGCTTAGCCAGAGGATTTTTTGGCCCGGCAACATTTTCTTTAATGGCCAAAATTGTACCGAAAGAGTTGTACCCAAATTCGAGTACCTGGAACAGTAGCAGCTGGCAACTGGCCACCATTATTGGCCCATTAGTTGGGGGGCTGGTAAATTGGTTATGGGGAATAACAGCAGCATATAGTGTAATTGTAGGGCTTGTTACCATATCATTGATCTGCATATTTACTTTCAAAAAGCATCCAGCCACATATGTGCCTACTCAAAATATATTTCATAGTTTAAAAGAAGGAATCCAGTTTGTTTTTAAAACAAAGATGATGGTATGGGCAATGAGCCTAGATCTGTTTTCTGTCTTTTTTGGTGGGGCAGTAGCCTTGTTGCCCATGTTTGCCAAAGATGTTTTTCATTTAGGCTCATTTGGATTAGGTATGATGCGCGGTGCAGCATCTTCGGGCGCCGTAATTACCATGTTGGCCATGACCCGCTTTTCACCGATGGGAAAACCTTGGCGCAACCTATTAATCGCAGTAACCGGATTTGGCCTCAGCATTATTTGCTATGGTTTATCTAAAAATTTCTATTTAACATTATTCTTTTTGTTCCTGGAAGGGTCATTTGATAGCGTAAGTGTAATCATCAGACAAACAATTATGCAATTGCTTACCCCCGATGAAATGCGAGGACGGGTTTCGGCGGTAAACAGTATGTTTATTGGTTCATCAAATGAGATTGGCGAATTCGAGTCGGGTTTAACTGCTAAGCTGATGAAGCTAGTCCCTGCAGTTGTGTTTGGAGGAAGTATGACGATAGCTATAGCAGGTATTACCTGGTTTAAAACACGATCTTTAACCAAGTTGAGTTTGCAGGATATTAATGAACAGACTACTAAAGTTGCTTAG
- a CDS encoding PLDc N-terminal domain-containing protein, which translates to MLLAEINSNQVALFVIIPAVLWLVLILIALYHISRNSSMAFSVKVLWFIIILLAPFLGSIIYLMWGKNKKF; encoded by the coding sequence ATGTTATTAGCAGAAATTAACAGCAATCAGGTGGCACTTTTCGTGATTATACCTGCCGTTTTATGGTTGGTTTTAATCTTGATAGCCCTTTACCACATTTCCAGAAACAGCTCCATGGCCTTCAGTGTAAAAGTATTGTGGTTCATCATTATCTTGCTTGCTCCATTTTTGGGTTCGATTATTTACCTGATGTGGGGTAAGAATAAAAAGTTTTGA